Sequence from the Equus asinus isolate D_3611 breed Donkey chromosome 5, EquAss-T2T_v2, whole genome shotgun sequence genome:
CGGCTGGACGCAGCGTGCGGCGCGCTCGGCGAGGGGACCCTGCGCGGCGAGGGCCAGGTCGCGGGTTCCAGCCAGCCGGTCCCTAAACGGTCCCCCGGCTCCGATTTCCGACGGAAGGGCTGGACTGCGCAGCGTTCTGAGGGGGTCCGGAAGTTCGGACATGGTGACTGGAGGAGGGTGACGTGGTCACATAAGGGGCCGGGGGGCAAGGGGAAGAGGCCGAGAGCGCCAGCGTCGCGAGCGGAGCTGGGAGGCGCGTGCAGCGCCAGCGGAGGAGGAGGACCCCCGAGCCCAAGGCAGGTAGTTGAGGGCCACAGGGAGGGCGGGGGAGGCGGCCCGGCCAGGCCGGCCGTAGGGAGTGCGCGGCCTCAGGGAAGAGGCAGCGCGCATAGGGAGGGGGCTAGGATCCCCGGGCGGAGACACCAGGATTGGGGCCCGGGCTCCGGCGGGGACCGGCGGACCCAGAGGAGGCCGCGGCGGAAGCGCGGAGCTGGGCCTGCTTGGGCCTTCAGGGGCCTCGGCGCAGGTGGGACTCCGGTGTTCGCTCAGGGCCGGTTCCAGAGGCGACTCCCCTGCCTCGGTACTGCCTGCTGGGCCATCTGAGTCCCAGGAACCCAACTCCCAGACCAGAACGCGGGAATGTGCGCCCGAGCGGGGTCCCGCGGGGCCCCAGGATGGGGAGGGCGTGTCTGACGACTTGGTCCCTAAaccgggaggggaggggaaggcccCAAGAGATGAGCAGCAAAAAGGATCTCCTTCCTGCAACGCCTAACTTTTGCAAGATACTTTTTCCTCCTCGACTCCTCCTCCAGACTCGAAGGCTAAAAACCGTGCCGCAGGTttcaccccatccccacccccagcctgcagGCCTGCGGGGCTTTCCCTCACGCACACTCCTTGGCCCCGCATGGGCCATGCGACCCAGACAGCCTATCAGCTGTTCTCGCTGTTTTTCTCGTCCCTCAAGCTTATCTTTGGGCCGGTTTTGCCTATCTAAAGAAAGTTTCTCTGACTGaattttcacttttctcctccccaggcctcctaAACTCAGCTCCACTCGCGTTTTCTCTCCCACTTTCTGGAGGCCGCCCCGTGGAACTTGTAGCCCCCACCTCTCCCCGGGTCCCCGGCCTCGGCCTAACTTTGCTCCCGAGTCGTTTGTTTCCCTGCTCTCACGCCACTTGCTAGAGCTCTTCCTTCTGTTCCTGATTTTTCTCTCGAACTCTCCTGCTCCCACCAGCCAAAAAACCCCCTCCGCCCACCCAGCAGAACTCCATGCCTCGCtcgctctctcctcttccacaaaACTGAACATTTCGCCTCAGGTTTTCCTGTTTTGCTCTCGACATCGGTCTAACTGTTGGGTCAAAATTTTCTCTCTAATCCGAGTCCCATGAAACAAACCTTTCTACCTGTGTCACCCCAGTTAAGCTACACTTTGGGGGATTATATTTTCTCTTCCGAACCCTCGTTCCATCCATCTGAACCAGtgactttcagtctttttttattttttccagaggaACCACTGATTCAAACGAAATCTTACACCTTGAGCATAAATCAGATAGAAGAAGAgctctggtgggggtgggggtggaggagctCGGCCTTGCAGGGGGCTCCGAGGGCACGTGCTGCTAGCAATCCGACAGTCGCTAGCCACACTCCCGGGGCCGCGATTTCCCCGTCTAAGCCTGGGCTCCTGGAGAGCGCGCTTGAGCTTAGAGCCCCGCGACGCCTCACCGCACGTCTCCCCCCTCCCGCCGTCTTCCACGCCAGGTCCTGCCATGGAGCTGCGCTCGGAGCTGCCCAGCGTGCCAGGCGCGGCGACGGCGGCGGCGACAGGGACGGGGCCGCCCGTGGCGTCGGTGGCATCGgtggcagcggcggcggcggcggccgcttCGCTGCCGGTGAGCGTGGCGGGCGGCTTGCTACGGGCGCCGCCGCTGTTGTTGCGGGCGGCGGAGAAGTACCCGCGGACCCCCAAGTGCGCGCGCTGTCGCAACCACGGCGTGGTGTCGGCGCTCAAGGGCCACAAGCGCTACTGCCGCTGGAAGGACTGCCTGTGCGCCAAGTGCACGCTCATCGCCGAGCGCCAGCGCGTCATGGCGGCGCAGGTGGCGCTGCGCAGGCAGCAGGCGCAGGAGGAGAACGAGGCGCGCGAGCTGCAGCTGCTCTACGGCACGGCCGAGGGCCTGGCGCTGGCCGCCGCCAACGGCATCATCCCGCCGCGACCCGCCTACGAGGTCTTCGGCTCTGTGTGCGCCGCCGACGGCGGGGGGCCGGCAGCCGGAGCGCCCGCGGGGACCGGAGGCGGCGCAGCGGGCGCCGGGAGCTCAGGTGAGGACGCGGCCCGgcggggaggagagggggcagggacGCGGCCCGGGACTTGTCTCGGGACTTCTCCAAACGCCCCGACTTTGAGACGCCCCGCACCTCGCACCCAGCCCCAGAGTTTGGGCATAAACACAGAAACTCTTCTTTCATCCCCTTCTCAAGCATTTGCACTTTACTCCTTTCTTTCACTGCGGGCCCAAATGTAAACGCTTTGATCTTATCTCCTCTCCGCAAACGCAGGCAGGTCCCAGCTCCCCGGCCCACTTGGCTCGGTCTTCTCCCCAGAGCGGAAACCCGCGcgtcttctcttttccttgggTCTGTGCTTCTCCAGGCGCCGCGGTTCCCTCCGCTCTGTCCCACTTCTCTCCAGAAATCAGACCCTCtccgcgcccccgccccccatCGCTTTCTTTAGGCGTTGAAGACACCGCATTCCTTTACCCCGTGTGACTCCTTCTCCGTTGTTCCTAATGCTCCCGGACAACCGCAAGCTGCGCCCTGCTCCTCCTTTCTAGCTTCTTCCCCACTCGTCCCCGTTTGCTCGGAGTACGCGCTGTCTCACTTCCCTCAatcccctttcctcttctccgtCTGCTCCCTTGCCTGGCCCCACCCTCTTCTTCAAGACGCCTTGGCTTTTTCCAGGGAGGGAGAAAATTAGGCCGGGCACATTCTGGGGCCCTCTCAGCTTGGGAGGAAGGAATTCCTTAGGTCTTAATTTTGGAAAGGGTGCATTAGAAACAGAGGCTCTACTTTTGCCTGTAGAGAGGCTTGGGATCTCATGGATGCCCAAGGCGCCGTCCTTTACAGGCTGTGCTGCCCAGGGCCAGAGGGGCACCCAGGCCTGGGCTTGCTCTCGGAATCACGGAGGTGGAGTGGGGTCTTCTATACAGTGTGTGGTGTAGGTGGAAGATACTTTGGCTCCTGCTTGAACCCTGGGCCAGACCACTTctccagggcagggcaggactaGAAGAGGGATAAGGGTGGAGGCGTTGGGGCGCAGATGTAGGAAGAGGGGCACTGGACCTTGTGTTTACAGGGCACAGGTGATTGAGGTGCTGGGAACAGAAAGGGAGCGCGCCCTGAGGGCAGGGGGAGAGACTGGGCTGTAGGGGCTCCGAGAGGAAGTAATGCCATGCCGGAGCAAAAGGAAAGAGGGCACTGGAGCCCAGTGAATGAGGGTCGTGGGGCTCAGAGGGAAACTGGGATCCAAAGAGCTGGGTTGCTGTGGTGCGGTCGGCTGCCCACTCCTAACCTCTCCTAACATGCCCTTTTCTCCCCTCCCAGAAGCCAAGTTACAGAAGTTTGACCTGTTCCCCAAGACGCTGCTTCAGTCAGGCCGCCCGGGCAGCCCGCAGCCGCCGCCAGGCAAGCCCTTATCACCCGACGGCGCGGACTCGGGTCCGGGGGCATCGTCCCCGGAGGTGCGGCCGGGCTCGGGCTCGGAGAACGGCGACGGCGAGTCCTTTTCAGGGTCGCCCCTGGCCCGGGCCTCCAAGGAGGCAGGTGGGAGCTGCCCGGGCAGCGCTGGCCCCGGAGGCGGCGGCGAGGAGGACAGCCCGGGCTCCGCCAGCCCTCTGGGCTCGGAATCCGGTTCCGAGGCCGACAAAGAAGAAGCAGAGGCCGCGCTCGCGCCGGGGCTGGGCGGGGTCCCGGGTCCACGGCAGCGGACGCCGCTGGACATCTTGACGCGCGTCTTCCCGGGCCACCGGCGAGGCGTCCTGGAGCTGGTGTTGCAGGGCTGCGGCGGCGACGTGGTGCAGGCCATCGAGCAGGTGCTGAACCACCACCGCGGGGGCCTGGCGGCCGGCCTTGGCCCCGCCGTGCCTCCCGAGAAGGCCGCGGTGGGTGCCGTCGCAGCAGCGGACGACGCGTGGCCGGGCCGCGTGGACGCCGCCGCCGCGACCGGGGGTCCCGGGCTGCCCGCGCCCCTGCAGGccggccccgccgccccgccgcaCCACAGACCTTTGCTGGCCGGCGCCATGGCGCCCGGGGCGCTGGGCTCGCTGAGCAGCCGCTCGGCCTTCTCGCCGCTGCAGCCCAACGCCAGCCACTTCGGCGCCGACGCGGGCGCCTACCCGCTGGGCGCGCCGCTCGGCCTCAGCCCCCTGCGCCTGGCCtactcggcggcggcggcgcacAGCCGCGGCCTGGCCTTCATGGCTCCCTACTCCACCGCCGGCCTCGTGCCCACCCTCGGCTTCCGCCCGCCCATGGACTACGCCTTCAGCGACCTCATGCGCGACCGCTCGGCCGCCGCCGCGGCTGTGCACAAGGAGCCGACCTACGGCGGCGGCCTCTACGGGCCGATGGTCAACGGCGCCCCGGAGAAGCAGTAGGGTGAGGGGCCCGGCAGCCGGGCTGCCGCCGGACAGGCGCCCCAGCCTGGTCCCCGCGGGC
This genomic interval carries:
- the DMRTA2 gene encoding doublesex- and mab-3-related transcription factor A2 — protein: MELRSELPSVPGAATAAATGTGPPVASVASVAAAAAAAASLPVSVAGGLLRAPPLLLRAAEKYPRTPKCARCRNHGVVSALKGHKRYCRWKDCLCAKCTLIAERQRVMAAQVALRRQQAQEENEARELQLLYGTAEGLALAAANGIIPPRPAYEVFGSVCAADGGGPAAGAPAGTGGGAAGAGSSEAKLQKFDLFPKTLLQSGRPGSPQPPPGKPLSPDGADSGPGASSPEVRPGSGSENGDGESFSGSPLARASKEAGGSCPGSAGPGGGGEEDSPGSASPLGSESGSEADKEEAEAALAPGLGGVPGPRQRTPLDILTRVFPGHRRGVLELVLQGCGGDVVQAIEQVLNHHRGGLAAGLGPAVPPEKAAVGAVAAADDAWPGRVDAAAATGGPGLPAPLQAGPAAPPHHRPLLAGAMAPGALGSLSSRSAFSPLQPNASHFGADAGAYPLGAPLGLSPLRLAYSAAAAHSRGLAFMAPYSTAGLVPTLGFRPPMDYAFSDLMRDRSAAAAAVHKEPTYGGGLYGPMVNGAPEKQ